One region of Dryobates pubescens isolate bDryPub1 chromosome 20, bDryPub1.pri, whole genome shotgun sequence genomic DNA includes:
- the MYCBP gene encoding C-Myc-binding protein isoform X2, with protein MAHYKAADSKREQFRRYLEKSGVLDTLTKACVAAGSRTRPESTVRWWKRSPSWAARQCELGQAEHLLSPDAWPRRRGALTPSWRLRNGGEA; from the exons ATGGCGCATTACAAG GCCGCGGACTCCAAGCGGGAGCAGTTCCGCCGGTACCTGGAGAAGTCGGGGGTACTGGACACGCTCACCAAGG CCTGCGTGGCGGCCGGCAGCAGAACTCGCCCGGAAAGCACGGTGCGGTGGTGGAAGCGGAGCCCGAGCTGGGCGGCGAGGCAGTGcgagctggggcaggcagagcaccTCCTCTCCCCGGACGCGTGGCCGCGGCGCCGCGGCGCCTTAACCCCTTCCTGGCGGCTCAGGAACGGTGGAGAAGCGTGA